The Syntrophorhabdaceae bacterium DNA window CAGCGGCTGATTTCCAGGTTCTTTCTCTTCGTAATCCTGAATTATACCTTGACAACCTACGGTTCACGATTAGCGGGGCGGGTGGAAGCGACGATTCATACGATTCAAAGATTTTCAAAAATCCGTGACGATGAATTTCGTTTGTTCCTTGCTCGAAGAGTTAAAATTGGCTTTCTGGAGTACGTGGAAGATTACGTTCGTTAATTGATAGCGCGCGCCAACCTTTTCTCACCACACCATTTCAAGCAGCAACTGGGCCATGATGCAATGCGGCTTATATAATGTAGTAGACTTGTTCTCGTCTTAAAAGAGGTATTCAAAAACTTCTTGACACCTTGGAGCACGAATGCATTAATGTCATTGTCGGACAGGTATGCTACGTCCACCTACCATAGTAGGAACGGCAATTTGCCGGATCTTGGTGCTCGTCCCAAAGAAGAAATGTTTCGTCCTCTGATGACAAAAAAAGCTTTCGAACAAGTTACCGCCGAAATAAAAAAGCTGATGTTTGAGGGCGTCTTTAAGCCTGGAGACAGGGTCCTGTGAGAGTTTTCCTTGCCGGCGTGCTGAAGATCAGCCAATTCATGCAGGGCGTAGCCGCTGTTTCGTTGACGTTCATGATGCTTCTCACCACGCTGGATGTCGTGCTGAGGCTGTTTGGGAAACCCATCCCGGGCGCCGTAGAAATCATTGCAATCTGTGGGGGGATCGTCATTGGCTTTACGGTTCCTATTTCCTTCTGGATGCGCGGCCACATCGCCGTAGATTTCGTCCTCAACCGGCTTGCCGGACCAGTAAAGAACCTTATTAATGTCATGACACGATGTGTCGGAATCGGTTTGTGCCTCCTGATCAGCTGGAATTCGGTGAAGATAGGGACCGGGATGCGCAAAGCGGCGGAGGTTTCAGGAACTCTTGAACTGCCTCTCTATCCCGTTGAGTATGCTTTAGCCTTCTGCTTCCTCGTGCTTTCAATTGTCCTCCTCTGCGACATCCTCAAGATTTTCGGAGGAACCTATGAGTGAGCTGATGACGGGATGCGTCGCGCTAGTGACGTTGATCGTCCTATTTTTCACCGGGCTTGAACTTCCCTTCTGCATGATCTTGGTGGGCTTTGCCGGATTCACGTATCTTGTCGATTTCAGGGGAGCCACCCATATGATGGCAAAGGACATGTACGATGTCTTTGTCTCTTACGGGTACACGGTTTTCCCTCTTTTTATCTTTATGGGCCAGATCGCGTTCGCCTCAGGCATCGCGAAGCGGCTGTACGATTGTGCCTACCGGTTTATCGGCCACATTCCAGGCGGACTCGCGATGGCCACGGTGGGCGGGGCTACCGCATTCAAGGCCCTCTGCGGCTCAGCAGTAGCCACGGCAGCAACCTTCAGCAGTGTGGCTATTCCTGAAATGGATCGGTACGGTTACAGCAAGACCCTCTCCACCGGCCTCGTGGCCGTGGTCGGGACTCTGGGCTGCCTCATCCCGCCCACAGTTTTTCTGATCATCTATGGCCTTCTCACCGAACAATCGATAGGGACATTGTTCCTGGCCGGGATCGTCCCCGGGCTCGGGATCGCCCTTTTATTTGTGCTCACGATTTACGGGTGGGCTAAGATCAACCCATCCCTTGCTCCTGCCGGCGAAAAGTCCACTTGGAAGCAGAGGATAGCGTCCCTGCCCGAGGTGGTAGTCGTCCTTGCCGTCTTCATGCTCATGATCGTCGGACTCCTGAAGGGGTTTTTTACCCCTACGGAAGCGGGCAGTGTCGGCACTATGGCGGTTCTTCTCATGGTGGTTGTCAGAAAACAGCTGAGCTTCAAGGGGTATGTCAAAGCGATCGGAGACGCGATGCGCACGGCATGCATGATCCTGCTGCTGATTGGAGGCTCCTCTATCCTGGGCCATTTTATAACGATCACAAACATTCCACAGCTCATGGCGGACTGGGCCACAAGCCTTCCCCTCAACCGGAATGTCGTGATGATTATTATCTGTTTCGTATACCTTATCGGCGGCTCGTTCATCGATGACCTCGCCTTCATGATTCTTGCCACCCCCATCTTCTTCCCGGTTGTCCAGAAGCTCGGTTTCGATCCGGTCTGGTTCGGCATCATGCTCGCGGTCACCATTATGATCGGCATTGTCATTCCCCCTGTGGCCTCCAATGTTTTCATCGTGCACAAGTTAAGCAAAACACCCATGGCCACCGTGTATAAGGGCGTAGTTCCGTTCCTGCTCGGCATCGTCGTCTTCGCGGCTCTGCTCTTCATCTTCCCGCAACTCGCGCTTTTTCTACCTCATTACCTAATGAAGTGAAATGAAGGCGTTGATAGAGGCCTACAAGGCTCAATAAACAATAAGGAGGAGTTAAGATGAGAAGGAGAATGTTCCTGGTAGCGCTTTTCACTGTTACGCTCTATGCCGGCGGCTTTGTGCCCTGCCATGCGCAAGGTACCGCTCCCATCAAGTTGAAGTTCAGCAACTTTCAGCCGATAACCTTTTCCGCCACGCCGGTGATAGGCCAGTTCTGCGAAGAGATAAAGAAGCGCACCAACGGCAGGGTCGAGATTACCTACTACCCGGGTGGAACACTCACCACAGCGGCCAAGGTCTACGACGGCATCGTGAACCACGTTTCTGACCTCGGCAATAGCCACACCGCCTACACGCGGGGCCGCTTCCCGCTTTCGGAGATGCTCGATCTGCCGGTCGGCTACACCAGCGGCTTTGTCTGCACACATGTGAAGCACGATTTCTACAAGAAGTATAAACCTAAAGAATGGAATGAGGTGCACGTGCTCTACTTTTGGTCGCCAGGCCCGCAGATCTTTGCAACATCGAAGAAAGCGTTTCACACAATGGACGACCTGAAAGGGTTAAAGTTCAGAGGCATGGGAAGACCCGCAGACACGATCAAGGCGATCGGTGCGGTACCCGTGTCGCTTGAAATGGGTGATGCGTATGACGCGGCCCAGAGAGGGTTGCTGGATGGCATGTTCGAAACGATGGAGACCTGGAAGGGCTTTCGACTGGGTGATGTGATTAAGTACGCTGCCCTGACGCAACGCGCAACCGGACTGGTGTACACGTTCTA harbors:
- a CDS encoding TRAP transporter large permease, producing the protein MSELMTGCVALVTLIVLFFTGLELPFCMILVGFAGFTYLVDFRGATHMMAKDMYDVFVSYGYTVFPLFIFMGQIAFASGIAKRLYDCAYRFIGHIPGGLAMATVGGATAFKALCGSAVATAATFSSVAIPEMDRYGYSKTLSTGLVAVVGTLGCLIPPTVFLIIYGLLTEQSIGTLFLAGIVPGLGIALLFVLTIYGWAKINPSLAPAGEKSTWKQRIASLPEVVVVLAVFMLMIVGLLKGFFTPTEAGSVGTMAVLLMVVVRKQLSFKGYVKAIGDAMRTACMILLLIGGSSILGHFITITNIPQLMADWATSLPLNRNVVMIIICFVYLIGGSFIDDLAFMILATPIFFPVVQKLGFDPVWFGIMLAVTIMIGIVIPPVASNVFIVHKLSKTPMATVYKGVVPFLLGIVVFAALLFIFPQLALFLPHYLMK
- a CDS encoding TRAP transporter substrate-binding protein, encoding MRRRMFLVALFTVTLYAGGFVPCHAQGTAPIKLKFSNFQPITFSATPVIGQFCEEIKKRTNGRVEITYYPGGTLTTAAKVYDGIVNHVSDLGNSHTAYTRGRFPLSEMLDLPVGYTSGFVCTHVKHDFYKKYKPKEWNEVHVLYFWSPGPQIFATSKKAFHTMDDLKGLKFRGMGRPADTIKAIGAVPVSLEMGDAYDAAQRGLLDGMFETMETWKGFRLGDVIKYAALTQRATGLVYTFYVAMNKEKWDALPGDIKKIFDETSEEFVDKHAVTTLSADFEGLDYFKQRGGQMISLPEEEIQKMRKAVEPVIQNYMKDMEAKGFKKDEMEAQLQYIYERITYWGKQERDRKLKSPYVQ
- a CDS encoding TRAP transporter small permease, whose protein sequence is MRVFLAGVLKISQFMQGVAAVSLTFMMLLTTLDVVLRLFGKPIPGAVEIIAICGGIVIGFTVPISFWMRGHIAVDFVLNRLAGPVKNLINVMTRCVGIGLCLLISWNSVKIGTGMRKAAEVSGTLELPLYPVEYALAFCFLVLSIVLLCDILKIFGGTYE